The Conger conger chromosome 11, fConCon1.1, whole genome shotgun sequence genome includes the window GTTAGcctgagtctgtgagtgtacaGGAAGCTCTGCTttagtgtgagtctgtgagtctgtgagtgtacaGGAAGCTCTGCTttagtgtgagtctgtgagtgtacaGGAAGCTCTGCTttagtgtgagtctgtgagtctgtgagtgtacaGGAAGCTCTGCTttagtgtgagtctgtgagtgtacaGGAAGCTCTGCTTTAGTGTGAGCCTGTGAGTGTACAGGAAGCTCTGCTttagtgtgagtctgtgagtgtacaGGAAGCTCTGCTttagtgtgagtctgtgagtctgtgagtgtacaGGAAGCTCTGCTttagtgtgagtctgtgagtgtacaGGAAGCTCTGCTttagtgtgagtctgtgagtctgtgagtgtacaGGGAGCTCAGCTTTAGTTTgactctgtgagtctgtgagtgtagaGGAGCTCTGTATATACCTGCCAGAcaacagcagggagagagagagagggagaaggagagagagggagagaggggtggagggagagagagggagggagagagagagagagggagaaggagagagaaacatgtttatttaatgCACATGTTGGCACACGGCCAGAGCCTCACAACCAAAACTGAGTTTGACTAATaggggctttgtgtgtgtgtgtgtgtgtgtgtgtgtgagagtgtgtgtgagagtgtgagtgtgagtgtgtgagtgtgtgagtgtgtgagtgtgtgagtgtgtgagtgtgagtgtgtgtgtgtgtgtgtgtgtgtgttcctttgGGAGACCAGAGTGAAGTTTGTGTGCTCTGTATTACTGTGCTGCTGtttaacatctctctctctctctctctctctctctctctctctctctctctctctctctctctttcttagtCGTTCCAAGGCAGCCAAGGACGAGCCTACCTCTTTAACTCTGTGTGAGTATCcccttgttctctccctctttacctGTAGACATTTTACCCCTTTGGCCCGAAAGCCAATGGGAAAAGTCAATTTACTAAATATCCAAAATCCACTCTCCTCTTTGTGCCTGTGATTTATGGACATGTGCGTGAGAGATGTCAGAGCATAGTGTCGTTTTCACTGGTCTGCCCAGGGAGTGTGCTGCTCACCAACGTGGCAGAACAGATCTTCATGTGTCTAGGAACTGCTCAATTTGCACCAaaaagcatttacatttttacattttagtcatttggtaaacacttttaatccaaagcgacttacaagtgcataggttcttccacaagttaaagcaacacatccgtaactagtaaaatacacatgaacgtacagtcatcataagtgcaatttggTTTTTTTGGGTAGATgcgggatagggatatcagaagggggggggggggagccaaCGTAAGCCAAAGCAAAGCCAACATACTGCAGACGCTCAATGCCTAACGACACTTAATGACACTTAATGAGGGCTGGTGTAGCCCCACCCCCTGGTGTAGGTCACGTGTGCTGTCGTTTATTTAATCTCCGTGTACGTAACTTTAAAAGGTAGAATGTTGAGCCGTGCATTGTGGGCAGCAGCAcgctcacccccccctccccccgcaggGTGAACGTGGGCTGTGGGCCAGCGGAGGAGCGGGTTCTCCTCACCGGACTGCATGCCGTGGCGGATATCTACTGTGAAAACTGCAAAACCACCCTGGGGTGGAaatacgtgagtgtgtgtgtgagtgtgtgtgtgtgtgtgtgagtgtgctactgctatgtgtgtgtgtgtgcgtgtgtgctactgctgtgtgtgtgtgagtgctactgctgtgtgtgtgtgtgtgtgtgtgtgtgtgtgagtatgctactgctatgtgtgtgtgtgtgcgtgtgtgctactgctgtgtgtgtgtgtgtgtgtgtgtgtgtgtgtgtgtactactgctgtgtgtgtgtgtgtgtgtgtgagtgtgctactgctatgtgtgtgtgcgtgtgtgcgcgcgcgtgtgtgtgcgcgcgcgtgtgtgtgcgtgcgcgtgtgtgtgtgtgtgtgagtgtgctactgctatgtgtgtgtgtgtgcgtgtgtgcgtgtgcgtgtgtgctactgctgtgtgtgtgtgtgtgtgtgtgtactactgctgtgtgtgtgtgtgctactgctatgtgtgtgtgtgcgtgtgcgtgtgtgctactgctgtgtgtgtgtgtgtgtgtgtgtgtgctactgctgtgtgtgtgtgtgtgtgttactgctgtgtgtgtgtgtgtgtttgtgtgtgtgtgtgctactgctgtgtgtgtgtgtgtgtgtgtgagtgtgctactgctatgtgtgtgtgcgtgtgtgcgcgcgcgtgtgtgtgcgcgcgcgtgtgtgtgtgtgtgtgtgctactgctatgtgtgtgtgcgtgtgtgcgcgcgcgtgtgtgtgtgtgtgtgtgtgagtgtgctactgctatgtgtgtgtgtgtgtgtgtgtgtgtgtgtgtgtgtgctactgctgtgtgtgtgtgtgtgtgtgctactgccatgtgtgtgtgtgcgtgtgcgtgtgtgctactgctgtgtgtgtgtgtgtgtgtgtgtgtgtgctactgctgtgtgtgtgtgtgtgtgtgctactgctatgtgtgtgtgtgcgtgtgcgtgtgtgctactgctgtgtgtgtgtgtgtgtgtgctactgctgtgtgtgtgtgtgtgtgttactgctgtgtgtgtgtgtgtgtttgtgtgtgtgtgtgctactgctgtgtgtgtgtgtgtgtgtgtgagtgtgctactgctatgtgtgtgtgcgtgtgcgcgcgcgcgtgtgtgtgtgtgtgtgtgctactgctatgtgtgtgtgcgtgtgtgcgcgcgcgtgtgtgtgtgtgtgtgtgtgagtgtgctactgctatgtgtgtgtgcgtgtgtgtgttgttaccGTATGCAGGTGTGTTATCACCATGGAGatgcattgtgatgtcacagcggaggctgtgtgtgattgggcaTGCTCTGAGCGTGCTCTGTGTGTTCCCCTTCACAGGAGCACGCGTTCGAGAGCAGTCAGAAGTACAAAGAAGGAAAGTTCATCATCGAGCTGGCACACATGATCAAGGACAACGGCTGGGAGtgagccccctgccccctgtgtctgacctctgacctttcccCGCTCCGTCAGGGGCCGCTGGAGGGCGGTCTCCCAGACTCACGCACCAAACTTCATGACACAAGACATTTTTACAGAACTGACCGGCCGAGGCGCTGCAGACGgacccacagccctgctccagttCTTCACACGGACGTGTGATCCGGCGCCAGACTGGTTCTGATCCGTTACTGTCGCTGATGTGCTGTTCTGTCCTGCGTCTCGACCACTGTTCAGAGGAGAAGCCCTTTCTCTTCAGCGGACACTGTTCCTGCGTTCAGTCTTCTTCGGTTTAATGAGGGGGGGCTCCTGTGACACGGGCTGATGTGACTGGCCCTTCCCATGACTCTCTGCCTGCAGGGTGAATACAGACAGTCTCCAGGAGAGTGGCAGGGAGATGGGGAGGATGTCCTGTAGCAGGTGGCAGAgtttgggggtgggtgggggggtagtgTTTTGGACCCCCTCTATTTTAACGTGTTTccgttattttatttcagtttgttttttgttgttgttcttatgATGACTTCACTGTGCAATCTGTGGGACTCATGGTGCCGCCCTTTGCAGCATCACCATGAAcaagcccccctccccgcgatactcccccccctccccccgatactccccccccccccctgcccccgatactccccccccccccccccactctaaacatcacccccccccccctgcccccgatactccccccccccccactctaaacatcgccccccccgcccccccgccccccgcgaCAGCGTTACCTGGTGCAGCCCGTCGGCTGCATCACCCCCTCCTGCTCAACTCACCATGTGAGGATTTTAGGCTGGTCCTGCTTCTGTGGTGGAGAAACGTGAAGAGGGTAAAACCTCCGGACTGGAGAGGCGGAGAAACTGCCGTTAGCGGGAATGTCACGGGAATGTCACGGGAATGTCACAGAAATCACGCTTTTCCCTCCCTCACATCAGGACATCATCACAGACTCTGTAGCCgtcacgcgtgtgcgtgtgcgtgtgcgtaggTGTACACGCACACGTCTGTGTGAGTTTCATACACGTCGCGGAAGCAGATACTGGAATGCAGTTACTTTGCACTTTGCTGAGGCCCTGAGTTCATGAGAGTTTAGAGGCAAAagccgtctgtctgtctgtatttctgtctgtatttctgtctgtctgtctgtcctcttCAGGCTTTTCATGGACACCTGAGCGATGGCATCAGACTCTGGTTAGAGTTTGTTTACGCGTGGGGGTGAGTGATGCTGGAGAAATCAGCCCCTATAGATCTGAAGttgttctgtttacatttctCCACCTAGGTGTGGATCTCTTCTGGAGTGCCTCTGAGACACTACTAGTCTGTTCCTTAGTTCAGAACATGCAGGCATTAAAGCGCCCGTTTCTTTGAGTAAGACTGTGTGTAAACCTCTTTGCTGCTATTAGGAAACCAGTCCCTGGCTCTGACCTTGTTCTTCTGCACTTTAGCACGGTTTGGGAGCTTTTCATCGTGgctttctgtgttctgtgtgtgtttgcctctaAGAGCCATGAATCTTGTGCCTCTTCAAAAGAAACATTCTCCTCTGCTGTGCAGCGCATAACCCAGCGTTATAACCCAGCGTTATAACCCAGCGCAAAACCCAATGCATAACCTGGCATTAAAACCCAGCGTTATATCCCAGCATTATATCCCAGTGTTATAACCCAGCGTTATAACCCAGCGCAAAACCCAATGCAAAACCTGGTGTTATATCCTGGCATTATAACCCAGCGTTATAACCCAGCGCAAAACCCAATGCAAAACCCAGCGTTATATCCTGGCATTATAACCCAGTGTTATAACCTGGCGTTATATCCTGGCGTTATAACCCAGCGCATCGATCGATGCCTCCAGGCAGGtctgaaatgtattcataaacTTCATAGATCTATCCAGATAAAGAGAATAGATATGGAATCAaccaatattttcatatttttattggcACTGGTGAAAGTGTGAATTATTCAGTGCTTATAGAGtaagtgggtggggggggggctggggttaTCCTGGTATGGGGAGGGgcgggcgggggaggggcggggggcatTTATGCAGTTGGTAACTGAGATTAAATTAATCCCTGATTGTTTAAAGTTAAAAGTGTtgctggggggtggggtagAGTGggttttttgggagggggggttggtaGGGTGGGGTTTTTGGGAGGTAGGGGTTGTCTGTGGTAATGTGGCCATGTTTGGTGTACATCACAGAGAAGGTCGGTCTGGTCACATGACCTTTTAATCAACCAGgcaaagaaaatacaaatgaaagagTTACAGAAATATCCTacttgaaaaaaacacaaatgggGGAAACAGATTATACATTTTCCCTGTTACAGTTTTGTacataaaaataacatatttaagGTTTTATACTTCTTTCTACTGGGTTCCTTCCCTGACTTGAAGCACTTTTGTTGACTGTACCTGTATCTATGGCTTGTGTATGCTGGTGTTCTTTGGTTCTTGGGTTCTTCTCTTTATGTTGCTGTTGTAGTCGGTCCTCTCTCTGCGACATGGCTGCTTTTTTCCCTTTGAAACTTTTGTGAGACCCAGACAGTTAGGCAGCTGGTTCTGTTCGGAGGCCCAGATGGTCGGGCGGTTCCGCTGGTTCTGTTCGGAGGCCCAGATGGTCGGGCGGTTCCGCTGGTTCTGTTCGGAGGCCCAGATGGTCGGGCGGTTCTGCTGGTTCTCTTCGGAGGCCCAGATGGTCGGGCGGTTCCGCTGGTTCTGTTCGGAGGCCCAATCTGACGTAGCGGTGTGGCGAGCTGGGTTCGCCCGCCAGGCCCTCTAAACCCGTAGCCCGGGAGGCCAGTGTCACTGTTTAATGTgaaccaaataaaaacacattcttCTGAAAGAGCGTTCAGCTGGGCTGCAGCCTCTGAATGATTCCCTCTGAAAACCAAAAACAGCTTGGCTCAAGTGTCCTAATGACGAACATCTCTGGACtattttaagttactttttattttcgtgAAGAAACGGCGATGTAGAAAATGGCCGACATGCCGACAAGCTGTTCCAGTGACACTGGCTCCAACATTTACTCCTGTTAATCTATAGGAAATGTTATTCTAAAGACATTAGGTAAGGTATCTAGGTATGCAAAGGAAAAGATTGTAAGTTTGAAGAGTTATTTTCATAGGACTGTTAAAATATAAGGTTGAAAGCATGTTGTATTTATAATGGTTATATTGAGTCGTGCctgatttcttttctttttttttcttcaaagcaaaaaatatatatgcttttttcttttctttttacttgACTACATTGCTTTGCATTCTGtctccgtaaaaaaaaaaaaaaatcacatctgtctgtttttcACTGTATTGTATCTATCAAATATCACAATAAACTTTCAGTGGGATTGTGCGCTTTGTGTTGTTGTCCTGTGGGGGTAATACGAAACGGGACCAGGGGGGTAGTGAGCTGACCTAAACACCGTATCCCAAAGCTGACTTGCTCTAAATAGTCCAGCCTATAATATACCTTAGAGTCCAGTGACACGGGGAGATCTGCAGGAGAAACACCTCACCACTCTTCCACAACAAACTGTGGCAGATGTAGAAAATGGTCGAGCTACAACACGTTCAGCTACAACACGTTCAGCTACTACACGTTCAGCGACTACACGTTCAGCGACTACACGTTCAGCGACTACACGTTCAGCTACAACACGTTCAGCGACTACACGTTCAGCTACAACACGTTCAGCGACGACACGTTCAGCGACGACACGTTCAGCGACCACATGTTCAGCTACAACAGGTTCAGCTACTACACGTTCAGCTACTACACGTTCAGCTACTACACGTTCAGCTACAACACGTTCAGCTACAACACGTTCAGCGACGACACGTTCAGCTACAACACGTTCAGCTACTACAGGTTCAGCTACAGTGAGGATGGTTCCTCCCCCAGCTGCCCCATCACCCGTCCTCTCCCCGTCTGtgtggtctgtctgtctgtctgtccctcgaCATGGCTGGAGGGCGAACAGCGGGGGATTATGGGAACAGCGGGGCATTATGGGAACAGCGGGGGATTATGGGAACAGCGGGGGATTATGGGAACAGCGGGGCATTATGGGAACAGCGGGGCTTTCCAGTGAGCAGTGATGGAAGAGTGTTATTCCAGGTCTCACACAATGcaaccattatgacatcatcacacaTTCCTGCTATCTGCCAAACTCCTACAAcccgcctcacttcctgttgaggTCACCGGCCCAGCTCCTACAACatgcctcacttcctgtttgggtCAGCTGGCTGATTGGTCCAGCCAGTGGTCTTAGGGAAGCAGAACCTGGGCACACTGTGTGGTTCCTGCTGAAGCATGTTCATGAGGCCCACATGTAGGGCGTGTGGACATTCTACAGTTATGGTTCTGCTGGTTTTGTAATGGTGTTCTAGCAGTGATGGTTCTGCTGGTTCTGTAATGGTGTTCTAGCAGTGATGGTTCTGCTGGTTCTGTAATGGTGTTCTAGCAGTGATGGTTCTGCTGGTTCTGTAATGGTGTTCTAGCAGTGATGGTTCTGCTGGTCCTGTAATGGTGTTCTAGCAGTGATGGTTCTGCTGGTCCTGTAATGGGTGTTCTAGCAGTTATGGTTCTGCTGGTCCTGTAATGGGTGTTCTAGCAGTGATGGTTCTGCTGGTTCTGTAATGGTGTTCTAGCAGTGATGGTTCTGCTGGTTCTGTAATGGTGTTCTAGCAGTGATGGTTCTGCTGGTTCTGTAATGGTGTTCTAGCAGTGATGGTTCTGCTGGTTCTGTAATGGTGTTCTAGCAGTGATGGTTCTGCTGGTTCTGTAATGGTGTTCTAGCAGTGATGGTTCTGCTGGTTCTGTAATGGTGTTCTAGCAGTGATGGTTCTGCTGGTCCTGTAATGGTGTTCTAGCAGTGATGGTTCTGCTGGTTCTGTAATGGTGTTCTAGCAGTGATGGTTCTGCTGGTTCTGTAATGGTGTTCTAGCAGTGATGGTTCTGCTGGTTCTGTAATGGTGTTCTAGCAGTGATGAAGGCACTCAGCCTCATGCTGCATCGCTCCCTCTGTGTGAGCGCAGTAACGCCTGGCAAAGTGTTCTGAAAGGCTGATCCTAAACCCGAGGGTGTGTTCAGCTGGCAGAACACTGTGGAACAGAGCCCCCTGTCCCCCAGCTGAGTGACAGCAGCTCCTCCCCCTCGCTGGGGAGGATGACTGCAGACTGACCTCTCAGACCCAGCGCCCATCTGACCCCGCCCTGAGTGACCTTCGTAAGGTCAggggttaaggtgcatgactgagacccggaaggttgctggttcaagtcctggtgtagaccagatcagtgcagctgttgtgcccttgagcaaggcccttaaccctgcattgcttctgGGTAGAttggcctctgcttagtctaatcaactgtaagtcactttggataaaaacgtcagctaaaCAATGGTTGTCACATGGCCTGTTGGACATACACACCTGGGCCCAGGTGCTGCTTTGCACAGTACGGGTCAAGACCGGGAGAACTCTCCCAGAGTGCCAGTTCTGTGTGGgggtttatatttcattttatttatcctGATTTAGTTTAATACAATGACTCCGCTAGTCGACAAATTACAGTGAACATCTTATGAAATGTAATATAGGTCAGTATGTGTTGCCTGTATTTGGGATTTGCTCATATACAGTAGTGTATACAGTAGTGTATACAGTAGGTTCCCGCTGTACTGTACGTGCCTTGGAATGGTGCTCtggcaaaatatttttctccCCGGGAGTTTGTCCTGCCCTCCCCAGGGAGTTGCCGTGGTAACGGTGACACTCCTGACGCCTGTGTCTCCGAGCGACGGTGAGGATTCCGTTCGGttgccctgcctctctctctttgttctaGAACATTGTGTGGTGGTTTCCTAGCGACCGTGGCTTTGTCACAGCACTCAGTGGGATTGTAGTTTCAGGCCCTCAGTGTCAGCTGGTCCACCCTGCAAACAGCTGGGTCCTGTTATTACCCTGcccagaggtgtgtgtgtgtgtgtgtgtgtgtgtgtgtgagtgtgtgtatgaaagtgtgtgtgtatgtgtgtgagtgtgtgtgtgtgaatgtgtgtgtgtgtgtgtatgtgagagtgtgtatgaaagtgtgtgtgtgtgtatgtgtgtgagtgtgtcagcgtgtgtatgtgtgtcagagtgtgagtgtgcgtgtgtgtgtgtgttcacctgttTTCTATCCAGATTATGTCAGGAATCCAACGTCAGATTGATCACTATTTTCAGGTGCTAACACTCCAGGGAGCTCTGTTTAATATACCGTTCAGAGCTAAAGGAACACAGAAGAGCCTCGTGGATCCATGGGAATGCCACAGGGAAGGTCATTCACACAGAGAACTGCACTGCGGGGCTCAGCTTGACCATAATTCCCAGACACAGGGAATGGAATGGCATTAAGACCCAGACAtactctaaataaataaataacatacaaCCCCTGTGTtcagtggcagtgtgtgtgtgtgtgagtgtgcatatgtatgagtgtgtgtgaaagtgtgtgtatgcgtgtgtgtgagtgtgagtgtgagtgtgtttgtgtgtgtgtgtgtgtgtgagtgtgtttgtgtgtgtgtgtgtgtgtgtgtgagtgtgtttgtgtgtgtgtgtgtgtgtgtgtgtgtgtgagtgtgtgtgtgagtgtgtttgtgtgtgtgtgtgtgtgtgtgtgtgtgtgtgtgtgtgtgtgtgtgtgagtgtgtcactgCTCTACAGCTGGGTCACTGCTCTACAGCCGGGTCAGAGCACTAACCACTAGTACTTTaacctctaggctacaggcctacCAGCCTGTCACAAAGGGACCCTGATAACAAATGGAGTGACCCAAAACCCACAGTCACATTACCCAatgcccagagagagagaaccacactaacccaggagagagagagaaccacacTAACCCAGGAGAGAGGGAACCACACTAACCCAGGAGAGAGGGAACCACACTaacccaggagagagagaaccacGCTAACCCAGGAGAGAGGGAACCATGCTAACCCAGGAGAGAGGGAACCACACTaacccaggagagagagaaccacactaacccaggagagaggacagagagagacagagggagagcgacagagggagagcaggaaggaaagggaaaagagcaggagagagagagagagagagagagagagagagaggagggggagaaggagagggagtgtgagatggggagagagggagagggagtgagagagagagggagagggagtgagagagagggggagagggagtgagagaggggagagggagtgagagagagggggagagggagatgttTAATGCACTTGAACAGGACAGAGAGCAGGCAGACCGTGGGACACACGTTTTCTCCCAGCTCAGCAGAACTGCATTTCACAAACTGAGACAGAGAAATACTGTTTACTTCTGCTTCACAGCAGCCCTGGCAGACACAGGGAGTTATGACCGTCAGGCCAAACTaataacatttataatttaatcTCAAAATAACAGACAGGTACAGAAATAGAGAGATGGAATGCGAAGGGAAGGGCCGGGATCTGAGGCGACGCTTCCTGAGCGATGTTATCAGGTACAGTACTTCACCTGCGGAAACGTCTGCAGAGTcccagagaggcagagggactCTGTGCCAGAGACAAGGTGGAACATTAACGAGCAGAGcaggaacagaaacacactcgGAAATTAATCCTCATTTAAAGCTGCCTCACACCTGTTTGGAGACGGAAGCTGGTTTCCTGGCCTGCGAGGCGTGAGTGAGCCCAGCCCTCACCCTCAGTGAGTGGACCCAGCCCTCACCCTCAGTGAGTGGACCCAGCCCTCACCCTCAGTGAGTGGACCCAGCCCTCACCCTCAGTGAGTGGGCCCAGCCCTCACCCTCAGTGAGCCCAGCCCTCACCCTCAGTGAGCCCAGCCCTCACCCTCAGTGAGCCCAGCCCTCACCCTCAGTGAGTGGACCCAGGGAGGCATGAGTGGACCCAGCCCTCACCCTCAGTGAGTGGACCCAGCCCTCACCCTCAGTGAGTGAGCCCAGCCCTCACCCTCAGTGAGCCCAGCCCTCACCCTCAGTGAGTGAGCCCAGCCCTCACCCTCAGTGAGCCCAGCCCTCACCCTCAGTGAGTGAGCCCAGCCCTCACCCTCAGTGAGCCCAGCCCTCACCCTCAGTGAGTGGGCCCAGGGAGGCATGAGTGGACCCAGCCCTCACCCTCAGTGAGTGGACCCAGCCCTCACCCTCAGTGAGCCCAGCCCTCACCCTCAGTGAGTGAGCCCAGCCCTCACCCTCAGTGAGCCCAGCCCTCACCCTCAGTGAGTGGGCCCAGGGAGGCATGAGTGGACCCAGCCCTCACCCTCAGTGAGTGGACCCAGCCCTCACCCTCAGTGAGCCCAGCCCTCACCCTCAGTGAGTGGGCCCAGGGAGGCATGAGTGGACCCAGCCCTCACCCTCAGTGAGTGGACCCAGCCCTCACCCTCAGTGAGTGAGCCCAGCCCTCACCCTCAGGATCTGCTTCAGAAGCGCAGCTCCGCTGTTTTCTCCGGTTCTGGGAGGCGGAATAACCACAGCCGGCAAATATTTCCCACAGGCCAGAAAATGAGCTGGGAAAAGCGCTCACATTTCACCCTGATCCAAATCACTCCAGCTCTCATCCACGCAGCCCCAGAAATAAACAcaactgcctcacacacacaccaccatcttAAAACATCCACACATCACTGAAACCGGGAGATCCAATCACAGTCTCTCCGTCAGGGCCTGTGAGCAGGCACGGGCCGTGAGGTCAGGGAAACAGAACCGTCCGGCTGGTCCTGCCGGGTCATGGCCAGGTTCTGTGCCTTTATTGGGCTCCCTGTGTGATACAGAGCGTCTGTATGAGGCTGTCGCCCtgcagtccacacacacacacacacacacacacacgcacacacacacacacacacactcacacacacacacacacacacacacacacacgcctatatacacacactgagacacagaaattcacaaatacacacacaatcacccacacacctgtacacatacacacagacacacaaaacacacaaatacatacttacctgtccacacacacacagttgattCTGAATCTTATTATGTTTCACCCTGTTCTAAAGGAAAAATATAGGTTAAACGCATAATGCTAACATGCCCTACATTACGATTTGACCATGTGCTGTGCTATCATAAcatctgaaaagcatttttctgTACTTCAAGAACTGCTCTGTTGATTGTTAtcctggcagtgcagtgtgctaGCGCTAGCGTTAGCGGGGATTAGCAGAGTTCTCCACAGTGCCGTTACGCACAGGATTATGACCCGGCTTGCTGTGGAGCGGTCCAGTATAAAGGCTCTTTGTGATCTGCAGCTCCCTTATCTGGCACAGAACAACCCCAAAGCAGTCAC containing:
- the ypel1 gene encoding protein yippee-like 1, which produces MVKMTKSKTFQAYLPNCHRTYSCIHCRAHLANHDELISKSFQGSQGRAYLFNSVVNVGCGPAEERVLLTGLHAVADIYCENCKTTLGWKYEHAFESSQKYKEGKFIIELAHMIKDNGWE